Proteins found in one Oryza glaberrima chromosome 4, OglaRS2, whole genome shotgun sequence genomic segment:
- the LOC127769827 gene encoding uncharacterized protein LOC127769827, whose protein sequence is MPGWMVRTVFLLNSWVIRALVVFSFAAHVTIVFLAGVRRRTAIGLPITILWAANQLGRWAATYALSKLALGSTPQELQLVTLWGAFLLLHAAGLDNITAYSLEDNVLSTRQKVEMILQVSGAVFAMYKNIVIRSGSGTMVWVSSFMFIMGIFKYWERAKAMQLANLENLRSSIKKKKETRRRRSLRNVRRPSSSKHDNDEEALLVAHGLLDITKGAFVDSSVDEHQIPEYAARRREIFPKSGWGMMYKVVDMELSLMYDILYTKATMVHTWYGYAIRAASPFATSMAFMLFWFESKQGQRKTDVLITYVLLGGTVLLDIRWLLRAVASTWTYSFLNDRPHLWVYHAFLCSGKWRLLRRLIVSLDPSLILAKEPSSYRKWSGKIGQYNLLHECTGDKDERTRDYLSSVVEKVASEDTWMEYEYHNLRGIHISHDFKKKLLDCIWDYMYLAYPGEDVEEKKEEEKKKKEAEKKPEGPPPPMMPVEHHNVENIRKLEEALDFLPEFQESILIMHIATDVVFMYTEFEQNAASSKSKDNMEVIKALSDYMMFLVAVRPTMLPGLKLRSLYEATEDALAKIWSKKESSRCSSRTRQKCLSDILRCMENKRREKRPDKSDNWRLGYRTRNWQPDYTTDLYSVSIVLSDGIKLADHLLQWLHRDYWVKFPKSEYSYEAKFAQMFPKLRKILNRRPMYDHPDKWSQLLEHIFLEWVRLLINASVKCTRDSHAKQLSRGGELTTVVWILVEHAGVFRVDRQKR, encoded by the coding sequence ATGCCTGGATGGATGGTTCGCACGGTGTTCTTGCTCAATTCGTGGGTAATCCGGGCGTTGGTGGTATTCAGCTTCGCAGCGCATGTCACCATCGTCTTCTTGGCCGGAGTTCGCCGTCGTACGGCTATCGGCTTGCCGATAACCATCCTGTGGGCGGCGAACCAGCTGGGCCGGTGGGCCGCGACGTACGCGCTCAGCAAGCTCGCCCTCGGCAGCACGCCGCAGGAGCTGCAGCTGGTGACGCTCTGGGGGGCGTTCCTGCTGCTCCATGCCGCTGGTCTGGACAACATCACCGCCTACTCCTTGGAGGACAATGTTCTGTCGACGCGCCAGAAGGTGGAAATGATCTTGCAGGTATCAGGAGCAGTATTTGCCATGTACAAGAATATAGTCATCAGAAGCGGGTCCGGTACGATGGTCTGGGTCTCCTCTTTCATGTTCATCATGGGCATTTTTAAGTATTGGGAGAGGGCGAAGGCTATGCAGCTCGCCAACCTAGAAAACTTGCGAAGCTcaatcaagaagaagaaggagacaAGGAGACGACGAAGCTTGAGAAATGTTAGGCGTCCAAGCAGTTCAAAGCATGATAATGACGAGGAGGCACTGCTGGTTGCTCATGGCCTGCTCGACATCACCAAAGGCGCCTTCGTTGATTCTTCAGTCGACGAGCATCAAATCCCTGAATATGCTGCCAGGAGACGAGAGATATTCCCTAAAAGTGGCTGGGGGATGATGTACAAGGTGGTCGACATGGAGCTCTCCCTCATGTACGACATCCTCTACACCAAGGCGACCATGGTGCACACCTGGTATGGCTACGCCATTCGTGCCGCCTCTCCGTTTGCCACATCCATGGCCTTCATGCTGTTTTGGTTTGAAAGCAAGCAAGGCCAGCGGAAGACCGACGTTTTGATCACTTATGTCTTGCTGGGAGGCACAGTCCTCCTGGACATCAGATGGCTTCTTAGAGCAGTGGCATCAACATGGACCTATTCGTTCCTCAATGATAGGCCACATTTGTGGGTTTATCACGCATTTTTGTGCTCTGGGAAGTGGCGCCTGCTCCGTCGTCTCATTGTCTCCCTGGATCCGTCATTGATCCTCGCCAAGGAACCAAGTAGCTACAGGAAGTGGTCAGGAAAAATTGGGCAGTATAACTTGTTGCACGAGTGCACTGGTGATAAGGACGAAAGGACCAGAGACTACTTGAGCTCTGTGGTGGAGAAAGTAGCATCGGAGGACACGTGGATGGAGTACGAGTACCACAACTTGAGGGGTATTCATATTTCACATGATTTCAAGAAGAAATTGTTGGATTGTATTTGGGACTATATGTATTTAGCATACCCAGGTGAAGAcgtggaggagaagaaggaggaggagaagaagaagaaagaggcgGAGAAGAAGCCAGAAGGCCCACCACCGCCAATGATGCCGGTTGAACACCACAATGTTGAGAACATTCGGAAATTGGAAGAAGCTCTGGATTTTCTTCCTGAATTTCAGGAGTCCATTCTTATCATGCACATCGCTACAGATGTCGTCTTCATGTACactgaatttgaacaaaatgCAGCATCGTCCAAATCTAAAGACAATATGGAGGTGATCAAAGCCTTGTCGGATTACATGATGTTCCTTGTCGCGGTGCGACCCACCATGCTACCTGGTCTCAAGCTGCGCAGCCTGTATGAAGCTACCGAGGATGCTCTTGCCAAAATATGGTCTAAGAAAGAATCTTCCCGCTGTAGCTCCAGAACAAGACAAAAGTGTCTTTCTGACATCCTGCGATGCATGGagaacaaaagaagagagaaaaggccAGATAAATCCGACAACTGGAGGCTAGGCTACAGGACCCGGAACTGGCAGCCAGACTATACAACCGACCTTTACAGCGTTAGTATTGTTCTGTCAGATGGGATTAAACTAGCTGATCATTTGCTGCAATGGCTACATCGTGATTACTGGGTCAAATTTCCCAAATCTGAATACTCGTACGAGGCAAAATTTGCGCAGATGTTTCCAAAATTGAGGAAAATCCTGAACAGGCGCCCGATGTACGACCACCCCGATAAATGGTCGCAACTGCTGGAACACATTTTCTTGGAGTGGGTGCGTCTGCTGATTAACGCGTCCGTCAAGTGTACAAGAGATTCTCACGCCAAGCAGCTCAGCCGTGGTGGTGAGCTCACGACCGTCGTTTGGATCCTGGTTGAACACGCTGGCGTATTTCGCGTCGACCGTCAAAAGAGATGA
- the LOC127769514 gene encoding uncharacterized protein LOC127769514, with the protein MPGWMSTLMFIRGFIFSLRGVVTLSFVAHVVLVLFAGVRRRQATGGATFLLWVANQGARWAPTAALGMITIGSTVQERQQATLWAAFMLLHAAMPDNITAYSLEDSVLSLRQRVDVIVQVFGPVSPAYILYLNTLAMPGDSMLWISSFVCLMAIAKYLEGAYYALQRGNLENMRSSRKEEKKKEKVKEMISRRPRRRSSSSSLQNASRGGCRKLDDEQILLIAHDMLYITKNAFMDYLDKKNDDDDDEQEALSGTWDETLYKVVSMELSLMYDILYTKKVMVQTWGGYTIRFASPFLGATAFLLFWFHSKKGQATADVGVTYVLMGGAVILDIKWLLRAVMSTWTYSYLNDRPRSWLHHALLCSGKWRMIRRFILSLNLFRFLANNKNPTKYRMWSGTIGQYNLLSECTREEDQKTSNFWSSQWKKNAPEETWMEYEYHNSRGIAISRDFRNKLFDRVWKNMELAFPERIPVEHPLPPPYPMPLMGMAPPPPPPPQPIITGFDQELNDALDFTPDLQETILVLHIATDIFLFHTESGPNQDQSEWGKAIKALSDYMMFLVAVRPTMLPGLALSSRYEALLDALGEQWEEIKNSSSFNNSMMREKCLAKSLLDKEMKKNGRTPMRTFKWYQGNKTEILSPGAYLSVLYDSSYILSYGARLADLLLKWKPGSKIEIGDKVLEEKLKRQFPDLMKSGEATETELEYQMPKEVRDIIFREWVRLLINVSIRCTRNSHAKQLARGGELTTVVWILAEHARILRVKKTTKRKPADSYDGLGIHVSRY; encoded by the coding sequence ATGCCTGGATGGATGAGCACCTTGATGTTCATCAGAGGGTTTATTTTTTCGCTCCGGGGAGTGGTAACCCTCAGCTTCGTTGCTCATGTCGTCCTCGTCTTGTTCGCCGGAGTCCGCCGCCGTCAAGCGACCGGCGGGGCGACATTCCTCCTGTGGGTGGCGAACCAGGGCGCCCGTTGGGCCCCGACCGCCGCGCTGGGCATGATAACCATCGGCAGCACGGTCCAGGAGAGGCAGCAGGCGACGCTCTGGGCGGCGTTCATGCTGCTGCACGCTGCCATGCCGGACAACATCACCGCCTACTCGTTGGAGGACAGCGTCCTCTCGCTGCGACAGAGGGTAGATGTGATTGTTCAGGTGTTTGGTCCCGTGTCACCTGCCTATATCCTGTACCTGAATACGCTCGCCATGCCTGGCGACTCCATGCTCTGGATCTCCTCCTTCGTCTGCCTCATGGCTATCGCCAAGTACTTGGAGGGTGCATACTACGCGCTGCAGCGCGGAAACTTGGAGAACATGAGAAGCTCAagaaaggaggagaagaagaaggagaaggtgaAGGAGATGATCAGTCGACGTCCAAGAagacgaagcagcagcagcagcctccaGAATGCTAGCCGTGGAGGTTGCAGGAAGCTGGATGATGAGCAGATCCTGCTCATTGCTCATGATATGCTCTATATCACCAAGAATGCCTTCATGGATTATTTGGACAAAAAgaatgacgatgacgacgacgagcaagAAGCACTCTCTGGTACCTGGGATGAGACATTGTACAAGGTTGTCAGTATGGAGCTCTCCCTCATGTACGACATCCTCTACACCAAGAAGGTCATGGTACAAACTTGGGGTGGCTACACCATCCGTTTCGCCTCTCCATTCCTCGGAGCAACTGCATTCCTGCTGTTTTGGTTCCACAGCAAGAAAGGCCAGGCGACGGCGGACGTTGGAGTCACCTATGTCTTGATGGGCGGCGCTGTCATCTTGGATATCAAATGGCTTCTTCGAGCAGTGATGTCGACATGGACCTATTCTTACCTGAATGATAGGCCACGATCGTGGCTTCATCATGCACTCCTGTGCTCAGGAAAATGGCGCATGATCCGTCGATTCATCCTCTCTCTGAATCTGTTTCGGTTCCTTGCCAATAATAAGAATCCAACTAAGTACAGGATGTGGTCAGGAACCATTGGGCAGTACAACTTGTTGAGTGAGTGCACTCGCGAGGAGGACCAGAAGACCAGCAACTTCTGGAGTTCTCAGTGGAAGAAGAATGCACCGGAAGAAACATGGATGGAGTACGAATACCACAACTCGAGAGGCATTGCTATTTCAAGAGATTTCAGGAACAAGCTGTTTGACCGTGTTTGGAAAAACATGGAGTTAGCGTTTCCAGAACGGATACCTGTAGAGCATCCGTTGCCACCTCCTTATCCGATGCCTCTTATGGGaatggcgcctcctcctcctcctcctcctcaacctATTATTACTGGTTTCGATCAGGAACTAAATGATGCCCTGGATTTCACTCCTGATTTACAGGAGACCATTCTTGTCCTGCACATCGCCACAGACATCTTCCTCTTTCACACGGAATCCGGTCCAAATCAAGATCAGTCAGAGTGGGGGAAGGCGATCAAGGCGTTGTCGGATTACATGATGTTCCTCGTCGCGGTGCGACCCACCATGCTACCGGGCCTCGCACTCAGCAGCCGGTACGAAGCTCTCCTTGATGCTTTGGGTGAACAATGGGAGGAGATCAAAAATTCTTCCTCCTTCAACAACTCCATGATGAGAGAGAAGTGCCTTGCCAAAAGTCTGCTTGAcaaggagatgaagaagaatggAAGGACACCCATGAGAACCTTCAAGTGGTATCAAGGTAACAAAACTGAGATACTGTCACCAGGAGCCTATCTAAGTGTTCTTTACGACTCTAGTTATATTCTATCATATGGAGCTAGACTAGCCGATCTTCTGCTAAAATGGAAACCTGGTTCTAAGATCGAAATTGGAGACAAAGTACTCGAAGAGAAACTTAAGCGGCAGTTTCCGGATTTGATGAAGTCCGGTGAGGCGACTGAGACTGAATTAGAGTATCAAATGCCCAAGGAAGTGAGGGACATCATCTTCAGAGAGTGGGTGCGTCTCCTGATTAACGTGTCCATCAGATGTACTAGGAATTCCCATGCCAAGCAGCTTGCTCGTGGTGGTGAGCTCACCACCGTTGTGTGGATCCTCGCTGAACACGCTCGCATTCTTCGTGTGAAAAAGACGACGAAGAGGAAACCAGCAGATAGCTACGATGGACTAGGCATTCATGTGTCTCGCTACTGA